The Daucus carota subsp. sativus chromosome 9, DH1 v3.0, whole genome shotgun sequence genome window below encodes:
- the LOC135149323 gene encoding probable enoyl-CoA hydratase 1, peroxisomal encodes MDLIQTRTDQNGVAYLTINRPKSLNSLTRPMMIAMAKAFKAFDADDSVRVVILSGSGPSFCSGVDLTAAEDVFKGDVKDMESDLVYQMEKCRKVIIGAINGFAVTAGFEIALACDILVASKTAKFMDTHARFGIFPSWGLSQKLSRVIGPNRAREVSLTATPITADQAERWGLVNHIVEGNELMKKAQEVAQAIIKNNQDLVLRYKAVINDGLKRDLGHALALEKERAHDYYSGMTKEQFKKMQEFIAGRSSKKPPSKM; translated from the exons ATGGACCTGATCCAAACCCGAACCGACCAAAACGGCGTCGCATACCTCACAATCAACCGCCCCAAATCCCTCAACTCACTGACCCGCCCCATGATGATCGCCATGGCCAAGGCCTTCAAGGCCTTCGACGCCGACGACTCGGTCCGGGTCGTCATCCTGTCCGGGTCGGGTCCGTCGTTCTGCTCCGGCGTGGACTTGACGGCGGCGGAGGATGTTTTCAAGGGAGACGTCAAGGACATGGAGAGTGACTTAGTGTATCAGATGGAGAAGTGCCGGAAAGTGATAATTGGGGCGATTAATGGCTTCGCCGTCACGGCTGGCTTCGAAATTGCGCTCGCTTGTGATATTTTGGTCGCGTCGAAAACGGCTAAGTTTATGGATACTCATGCTAG GTTTGGGATATTTCCATCATGGGGTCTGTCTCAAAAGCTTTCCAGAGTGATAGGACCTAACAGAGCCCGTGAAGTGTCCCTAACGGCCACGCCCATAACTGCAGACCAAGCTGAGAGGTGGGGCTTGGTGAATCACATTGTAGAAGGAAATGAGCTGATGAAAAAGGCCCAAGAAGTTGCTCAAGCCATAATAAAGAACAATCAAGACTTGGTTTTAAGGTACAAGGCAGTTATAAATGATGGCCTGAAGCGAGACCTTGGTCATGCACTTGCATTAGAGAAG GAGAGGGCTCATGACTACTATAGTGGAATGACTAAGGAGCAGTTTAAGAAAATGCAGGAATTTATAGCAGGACGAAGCTCGAAAAAGCCTCCATCCAAGATGTAG
- the LOC135149112 gene encoding transcription initiation factor TFIID subunit 13-like, translated as MSNSASGSSSKTRVGLSQQSEPTFKRKRAVFQKDLQHMMYGFGDDPNPLPETVALVEDIVVEYVTDLVHKAQDIASKRGKLLTEDFLYLVRKVLSSVM; from the exons ATGAGCAACTCTGCATCTGGATCGTCTTCGAAAACGAGAGTTGGGTTGTCCCAGCAATCAGAGCCTACATTTAAGCGCAAACGAGCTGTATTTCAGAAAGACT TGCAGCATATGATGTATGGTTTTGGAGATGACCCCAAT CCCCTTCCAGAAACTGTGGCACTCGTGGAGGACATCGTTGTTGAGTATGTGACAGACTTG GTTCACAAGGCTCAGGATATTGCGTCTAAAAGAGGAAAGCTTTTAACTGAGGATTTCCTTTACTTAGTACGGAAGGTACTTTCATCTGTTATGTAG